A genome region from Bacteroides stercoris ATCC 43183 includes the following:
- a CDS encoding acyl-CoA carboxylase subunit beta, whose protein sequence is MSNQLEKIKELIDRRTAARLGGGEKAIAKQHEKGKYTARERIAMLLDEGSFEEMDMFVEHRCTNFGMEKKHYPGDGVVTGCGTIDGRLVYIFAQDFTVSAGSLSETMSLKICKIMDQAMKMGAPCIGINDSGGARIQEGINALAGYAEIFQRNILASGVIPQISGIFGPCAGGAVYSPALTDFTLMMEGTSYMFLTGPKVVKTVTGEDVSQENLGGASVHSTKSGVTHFTAKTEEEGLALIRKLLSYIPQNNLEEAPYTDCTDPIDRLEDSLNDIIPDNPNKPYDMYEVIGAIVDNGEFLEIQKDYSKNIIIGFARFNGQSVGIVANQPKYLAGVLDSNASRKGARFVRFCDAFNIPIVSLVDVPGFLPGTGQEYNGVILHGAKLLYAYGEATVPKVTITLRKSYGGSHIVMSCKQLRGDMNYAWPTAEIAVMGGAGAVEVLYAREAKEQENPAQFLAEKEAEYTKLFANPYNAAKYGYIDDVIEPRNTRFRIIRALQQLQTKKLTNPAKKHGNIPL, encoded by the coding sequence ATGAGTAATCAACTTGAGAAAATTAAAGAGCTTATTGACCGCCGTACGGCTGCGCGTCTTGGTGGTGGTGAAAAAGCGATTGCAAAGCAACATGAGAAAGGGAAATATACAGCTCGCGAGCGTATAGCAATGTTACTCGATGAAGGAAGTTTCGAAGAAATGGACATGTTTGTTGAGCACAGATGTACGAATTTCGGTATGGAAAAGAAACACTACCCCGGCGACGGTGTGGTTACCGGTTGCGGTACCATCGACGGTCGCTTGGTCTACATTTTCGCACAGGATTTCACTGTTTCTGCCGGTTCATTGTCGGAAACCATGTCTTTGAAGATTTGCAAAATCATGGATCAAGCAATGAAGATGGGTGCTCCCTGCATCGGTATCAATGACTCGGGTGGTGCACGTATTCAAGAAGGTATCAATGCTTTAGCCGGATATGCCGAGATTTTCCAACGCAATATTCTTGCTTCCGGCGTTATTCCCCAAATTTCCGGTATCTTCGGTCCTTGTGCCGGTGGTGCGGTTTATTCTCCTGCCCTGACTGACTTTACACTAATGATGGAAGGAACGTCCTACATGTTCCTTACTGGTCCGAAAGTGGTAAAGACCGTAACCGGAGAAGATGTCAGCCAGGAAAATTTGGGTGGTGCAAGCGTACACTCTACCAAATCCGGTGTAACTCACTTCACTGCAAAGACCGAAGAGGAAGGTCTTGCACTTATCCGCAAATTACTGAGCTACATCCCTCAAAATAATTTGGAAGAAGCTCCTTACACAGATTGTACAGATCCCATCGACCGTCTGGAAGATTCTCTGAACGATATTATCCCTGACAATCCGAACAAGCCTTACGATATGTACGAAGTTATCGGTGCTATCGTTGACAACGGAGAGTTCCTTGAAATTCAGAAAGACTATTCCAAGAATATCATTATCGGTTTTGCCCGTTTCAACGGACAATCAGTCGGCATTGTAGCCAACCAGCCCAAATATCTGGCAGGTGTACTTGATAGCAACGCTTCTCGTAAGGGTGCACGTTTCGTCCGTTTCTGCGATGCTTTCAATATTCCTATCGTATCTTTGGTAGATGTACCGGGCTTCCTTCCCGGAACCGGTCAGGAGTACAACGGTGTTATCCTGCACGGTGCCAAATTGCTGTATGCCTACGGTGAAGCTACCGTACCTAAAGTTACTATCACCCTACGCAAATCCTATGGCGGTTCGCACATCGTAATGAGCTGTAAGCAACTTCGTGGTGACATGAACTATGCATGGCCTACTGCTGAAATCGCAGTTATGGGTGGTGCAGGTGCGGTAGAAGTTCTGTATGCACGCGAGGCTAAAGAGCAAGAAAATCCGGCTCAGTTCCTGGCTGAAAAAGAAGCTGAATATACCAAACTGTTTGCCAATCCTTACAATGCAGCCAAGTATGGCTATATCGATGATGTTATCGAACCGCGCAACACGCGTTTCCGCATTATCCGCGCCCTGCAACAACTGCAAACCAAGAAATTGACCAACCCGGCCAAGAAACATGGTAATATTCCTCTTTAA
- a CDS encoding acetyl-CoA carboxylase biotin carboxyl carrier protein translates to MKEYKYKINGNAYKVTIGDIEDNIAHVEVNGTPYKVEMEKAPKVAVKPVVRPVSAAPAAPTAPVVKPAAASTGKSGVKSPLPGVILDIKVNVGDTVKKGQVIIILEAMKMENNINADKDGKITAINVSKGESVLEGTDLVIIE, encoded by the coding sequence ATGAAAGAATATAAATACAAAATCAACGGTAACGCATATAAAGTTACTATTGGAGATATTGAAGACAACATCGCTCACGTAGAAGTGAACGGTACTCCCTACAAAGTAGAAATGGAAAAAGCTCCGAAAGTTGCAGTCAAACCGGTAGTACGCCCTGTTAGTGCAGCCCCAGCTGCCCCGACTGCTCCAGTTGTAAAACCGGCTGCTGCTTCAACCGGCAAGTCAGGTGTAAAATCTCCGCTGCCAGGTGTTATCCTTGACATCAAAGTCAATGTGGGTGATACCGTGAAGAAAGGCCAGGTTATCATTATCCTGGAGGCCATGAAAATGGAGAACAATATCAATGCCGACAAAGACGGTAAAATTACCGCTATTAATGTTAGTAAAGGAGAATCCGTACTCGAAGGTACTGACCTTGTAATTATTGAATAA
- a CDS encoding sodium ion-translocating decarboxylase subunit beta — protein MGEFITFLGNNLADFWTYTGFANATGGHLVMILVGLFFIYLAVAKEFEPMLLIPIGFGMLIGNIPFNMEAGLKVGIYEEGSVLNILYQGVTSGWYPPLIFLGIGAMTDFSALISNPKLMLVGAAAQFGIFGAYMTALAIGFDPMQAGAIGIIGGADGPTAIFLSSKLAPNLMGAIAVSAYSYMALVPVIQPPIMRLLTSKNERLIRMKPPRAVSHTEKVMFPIIGLLLTCFLVPSGLPLLGMLFFGNLLKESGVTRRLANTASGPLIDTITILLGLTVGASTQASEFLTTDSLWIFGLGAFSFIIATASGVIFVKIFNIFLKKGNKINPLIGNAGVSAVPDSARISQVVGLEYDPTNYLLMHAMGPNVAGVIGSAVAAGILLGFLM, from the coding sequence ATGGGAGAATTTATCACATTTTTAGGAAATAACCTTGCAGACTTCTGGACTTATACAGGTTTTGCCAATGCAACAGGCGGACATCTGGTAATGATTCTGGTAGGTTTATTCTTCATATACTTGGCTGTTGCCAAGGAATTTGAGCCGATGTTGCTGATTCCTATCGGTTTCGGTATGCTGATCGGTAATATCCCTTTCAATATGGAAGCCGGATTAAAAGTCGGTATCTATGAGGAAGGGTCTGTACTTAACATTCTGTATCAAGGGGTAACTTCCGGTTGGTATCCGCCACTTATTTTCCTGGGTATCGGAGCTATGACGGATTTCTCCGCTCTAATCTCTAACCCGAAGCTGATGCTAGTCGGTGCTGCCGCACAATTCGGTATTTTCGGTGCATATATGACTGCTTTGGCTATCGGATTCGATCCGATGCAAGCTGGTGCTATCGGTATCATCGGTGGTGCCGATGGTCCGACAGCCATTTTCCTTTCGTCCAAACTGGCTCCCAACCTGATGGGTGCAATTGCCGTGTCCGCCTATTCCTATATGGCATTAGTACCGGTAATCCAACCGCCTATCATGCGTCTGCTGACCAGCAAGAACGAGCGCCTTATCCGCATGAAACCGCCACGTGCAGTTTCTCATACGGAAAAAGTAATGTTCCCGATTATCGGTCTGTTACTTACCTGTTTCCTTGTTCCGTCCGGTTTGCCTTTGTTAGGTATGCTATTTTTCGGTAACTTACTAAAAGAGAGTGGTGTAACCCGCCGTCTGGCTAACACAGCCAGCGGTCCGCTGATTGATACCATCACAATTCTGCTTGGTCTGACTGTAGGTGCTTCCACACAAGCATCCGAATTCCTGACTACAGACTCATTGTGGATTTTTGGTCTGGGTGCATTCTCATTCATTATCGCAACCGCTTCCGGTGTAATCTTCGTGAAGATATTCAATATCTTCCTGAAGAAAGGCAACAAGATTAATCCGCTGATTGGTAATGCAGGCGTATCTGCAGTGCCTGACTCCGCACGTATCTCTCAAGTAGTAGGTTTGGAATATGATCCAACCAACTACCTGTTGATGCATGCCATGGGTCCGAACGTAGCGGGCGTTATCGGCTCAGCAGTAGCTGCCGGTATTCTGTTGGGATTCCTGATGTAA
- a CDS encoding glycoside hydrolase family 13 protein — MKKVFFILGTLLLSLSTYAAMNVNKIDPPFWYTGMQNPELQLMVYGEGIGNATVSVNYPGVSLNSTVKLESNNYLLVYLRLDKNVKPGKMPLTFTQGKKKFVKEYELKERAKKGCEHKGFDASDALYLLMPDRFANGNPDNDQIAGMAEYKVDRNDPNARHGGDLAGIEQHLDYFSDLGVTALWFTPVLENNMTGGSYHGYATTDYYKVDPRFGTNEEYKQLIEKSHTRGIKIVMDMIFNHCGVEHIWIKDMPCKDWFNNPDHENNFVQTSFKLTPHVDPYASKYDFSQMNDGWFVTAMPDLNQKNPHVYRYLVQNSFWWIEYADIDGIRMDTYPYADYDAMSNWMKELNEEYPNYNTVGETWVTEPAYTAWWQKDSKLSAPKNSNLKTVMDFSFYDKINIAKTEETETWFKGLDRVYNSFVYDFLYPNPESVLAFIENHDTDRFLGEGENLPMLKQASTLLLTTRRIPQLYYGTEIMMNGIKSKSDGYVRKDFPGGWADDKETALTAEGRSKIQNDCYNFYKTILNWRKGNDVIAKGSMTQFMVQNGVYAYARQYEGKIVFVMLNGTDSETTVPLKFYKEILKDKKQGKDILSGKTILFEKELKMEARESLIIEL, encoded by the coding sequence ATGAAAAAAGTATTCTTCATTTTAGGAACACTCCTACTTTCCCTCAGTACGTACGCAGCCATGAACGTAAACAAAATCGATCCACCATTTTGGTACACTGGTATGCAAAACCCCGAACTTCAGCTAATGGTATATGGTGAAGGCATCGGCAATGCAACGGTATCTGTCAACTATCCCGGCGTCTCGCTGAACAGCACAGTCAAATTGGAAAGCAATAATTACCTGCTGGTCTACCTCAGACTGGATAAAAACGTGAAACCCGGTAAAATGCCACTCACCTTCACGCAAGGCAAGAAAAAGTTCGTCAAAGAATATGAGCTAAAAGAACGTGCCAAAAAAGGCTGCGAGCACAAAGGTTTCGATGCATCCGACGCACTCTATCTGTTAATGCCCGACCGTTTTGCCAACGGCAACCCGGACAACGACCAAATAGCAGGCATGGCAGAATATAAGGTAGACCGCAACGACCCAAATGCTCGTCATGGCGGCGACCTCGCAGGTATCGAACAGCACCTTGATTACTTTTCCGATTTGGGCGTAACTGCCTTGTGGTTTACTCCGGTATTGGAAAACAACATGACCGGCGGTTCCTACCACGGCTATGCCACCACCGATTATTATAAAGTAGATCCCCGCTTCGGCACCAATGAAGAGTATAAGCAGCTCATCGAAAAATCTCATACACGCGGCATTAAAATCGTAATGGATATGATTTTCAACCACTGCGGTGTAGAGCATATATGGATAAAAGACATGCCTTGCAAAGATTGGTTCAACAACCCCGACCATGAAAATAACTTTGTGCAGACATCCTTCAAACTGACTCCCCACGTAGACCCTTATGCTTCGAAATACGATTTCAGCCAGATGAATGACGGTTGGTTCGTAACCGCCATGCCCGACCTCAACCAAAAGAATCCGCATGTATACCGTTATCTCGTTCAGAACAGTTTCTGGTGGATTGAATATGCCGACATAGACGGTATCCGTATGGATACTTACCCCTATGCCGACTATGATGCCATGAGCAATTGGATGAAAGAGTTGAATGAAGAATACCCTAACTATAACACCGTAGGCGAAACATGGGTAACCGAACCGGCATATACCGCATGGTGGCAAAAGGACTCCAAACTGTCCGCTCCTAAAAACAGCAATCTGAAGACGGTAATGGATTTCAGTTTCTATGATAAAATCAACATTGCCAAAACGGAGGAAACAGAAACTTGGTTTAAAGGATTAGACCGAGTGTATAACAGTTTCGTATATGATTTTCTTTATCCGAATCCGGAATCGGTACTCGCTTTCATCGAGAATCACGACACCGACCGCTTTTTGGGTGAAGGCGAAAACCTTCCGATGCTGAAACAAGCCTCTACCCTGTTACTCACCACCCGACGCATTCCGCAATTATACTACGGAACGGAGATTATGATGAACGGCATAAAGAGCAAGAGCGACGGTTATGTTCGTAAAGACTTCCCCGGCGGCTGGGCAGACGATAAAGAAACCGCACTGACAGCCGAAGGCCGCAGCAAAATTCAAAACGATTGCTACAATTTCTACAAAACAATACTGAATTGGCGTAAAGGAAACGATGTGATTGCCAAAGGCAGTATGACTCAGTTTATGGTACAAAACGGCGTATATGCCTATGCCCGTCAGTATGAGGGCAAAATTGTTTTCGTAATGCTGAACGGTACAGATTCAGAAACCACCGTTCCTTTAAAATTCTACAAAGAAATTTTGAAAGACAAGAAACAAGGAAAAGATATTCTAAGCGGCAAAACAATTCTCTTTGAAAAAGAGTTGAAGATGGAAGCGCGTGAATCCCTGATCATCGAATTGTAA
- a CDS encoding class II fructose-bisphosphate aldolase, with amino-acid sequence MVNYKDLGLVNTREMFARAIKGGYAIPAFNFNNMEQMQAIIKAAVETKSPVILQVSKGARQYANATLLRYMAQGAVEYAKELGCKHPEIVLHLDHGDTFETCKSCIDSGFSSVMIDGSHLPYEENVALTKKVVDYAHQFDVTVEGELGVLAGVEDEVSAEHHTYTNPEEVIDFATRTGCDSLAISIGTSHGAYKFKPEQCHVDPATGRLVPPPLEFAVLDAVMEKLPGFPIVLHGSSSVPQEEVDTINQFGGKLEAAIGIPEEQLRKAAKSAVCKINIDSDSRLAMTAAVRKVFAEKPAEFDPRKYLGPARDNMEKLYKHKIVNVLGSENKLAQLD; translated from the coding sequence ATGGTTAATTACAAAGATTTAGGCCTTGTAAACACAAGAGAAATGTTTGCTCGCGCTATCAAAGGTGGATATGCAATCCCTGCATTCAACTTCAATAACATGGAACAGATGCAGGCTATCATCAAGGCTGCAGTAGAGACTAAGTCTCCGGTTATCCTTCAGGTATCTAAGGGTGCTCGCCAATATGCTAACGCTACTTTGCTGCGTTACATGGCTCAGGGCGCTGTGGAATATGCTAAGGAACTGGGCTGCAAACATCCTGAAATTGTTCTTCACCTTGACCACGGAGATACTTTTGAAACTTGTAAAAGCTGTATCGATTCAGGTTTCTCCTCAGTAATGATTGACGGTTCACATCTTCCATACGAAGAAAATGTTGCTTTAACAAAGAAGGTTGTTGACTATGCTCATCAATTCGATGTTACAGTGGAAGGTGAACTTGGCGTGTTGGCTGGTGTAGAAGATGAAGTATCTGCTGAACACCATACTTATACCAATCCGGAAGAAGTTATCGATTTCGCTACTCGTACAGGTTGTGACTCTTTGGCTATTTCTATCGGTACTTCTCATGGTGCATACAAGTTCAAACCCGAACAATGCCACGTAGATCCTGCTACAGGTCGTCTGGTTCCTCCTCCTTTGGAATTTGCCGTATTGGATGCTGTAATGGAGAAACTTCCTGGATTCCCTATCGTTCTTCACGGTTCTTCTTCAGTTCCTCAGGAAGAAGTTGATACTATCAATCAATTCGGCGGTAAGTTGGAAGCAGCTATCGGTATTCCCGAAGAGCAACTGCGCAAGGCTGCGAAGTCTGCAGTTTGCAAAATCAATATCGACTCAGACTCTCGTTTGGCTATGACTGCTGCTGTTCGTAAGGTGTTTGCTGAGAAACCGGCTGAATTTGACCCGCGTAAATATCTGGGTCCGGCTCGTGACAACATGGAGAAACTTTACAAGCACAAAATCGTTAACGTGCTTGGTTCTGAAAACAAATTGGCTCAATTGGACTGA
- a CDS encoding OadG family transporter subunit, with protein sequence MNKTKIGIFLSLMLVLGFCSSCGEKESNSKLLLNEVLITNESNFQDDYGVHSAWIEIFNKSYGSADLAGCYLKFSSQPGDTATYFIPKGDVLTLVKPRQHALFWADGEPNRGTFHTNFKLDSQNANWIGLYDSGKKLLDQIVVPAGTLQANQSYARVSDATPEWEVKGDASDKYVTPSTNNKTIDSNAKMEKFEEHDSIGIGMAISAMSVVFSGLLLLYISFKIIGKISVNLSKRNAMRAKGITDKKEAKEKQLGEAPGEVFAAISLALHEMQSDVHDVEDTVLTITRVKRSYSPWSSKIYTLRETPQRK encoded by the coding sequence ATGAATAAAACAAAAATCGGAATATTCCTTTCATTGATGCTGGTGCTGGGGTTCTGTTCTTCTTGTGGAGAAAAGGAGTCAAACTCTAAACTGTTGCTGAATGAAGTGCTTATCACCAACGAAAGCAACTTTCAGGATGATTACGGTGTTCACAGCGCATGGATTGAGATATTCAACAAATCATATGGCAGCGCCGACCTTGCAGGTTGCTATCTGAAATTCAGCAGCCAACCGGGTGACACCGCTACCTATTTCATCCCGAAAGGTGATGTCCTGACTTTGGTAAAACCTCGTCAGCACGCGCTGTTTTGGGCAGACGGAGAACCTAATCGCGGTACTTTCCATACCAACTTTAAGTTAGACAGCCAGAACGCCAATTGGATCGGCTTATACGATTCCGGCAAGAAATTACTGGACCAGATTGTGGTACCCGCCGGAACATTACAAGCCAACCAATCTTATGCACGTGTCAGTGATGCCACTCCGGAATGGGAAGTAAAAGGAGATGCGTCCGATAAGTATGTAACTCCAAGCACCAATAACAAAACCATTGACAGCAATGCTAAAATGGAGAAGTTTGAAGAGCATGACAGTATAGGTATCGGTATGGCTATTTCCGCCATGAGTGTAGTATTTTCCGGATTACTCCTTCTTTATATCTCTTTCAAGATTATAGGCAAGATTTCTGTAAACCTCAGCAAACGTAACGCAATGCGCGCTAAGGGCATTACCGATAAAAAAGAGGCTAAAGAAAAACAACTGGGAGAAGCACCGGGTGAAGTATTCGCAGCCATTTCCCTGGCATTGCACGAAATGCAGAGTGATGTACACGATGTGGAAGACACCGTACTCACCATTACCCGCGTAAAACGCAGCTATTCACCTTGGAGTTCAAAGATTTACACGTTGCGTGAAACCCCTCAGAGAAAGTAA